The nucleotide window CACTGAACGTCAGTGACTATACTTCCTGAAATACCCCGTTTCACACCGCGGTCGCGGGTGTATCGGCTCGGCTGACTCGAGTCCTCGAGCGATTACTCTCGTCTCTATAGTAACAACTGAAACGATTTACACACCGATCGCACAGCTGTCGTACGATCGGGTGTGGATTGATTTTCAGTGGCTACTATCGGTGCCAAACGGCAACGATCTCAGCAACCAGCAAATATATACAGATCCGTCGCGATTGGATTAATCAGTGCTGAGGAGTCCGATACTGGTAAAAGTCCCGACCGAGTTGAATCGCTAATGAGCGATGTAGGCGACGCCGGCGTGCCGGAGCCCCCGGAGCCGCCGACGGACGAGCGAGGGTCCGTTCACGTTCTCGGGACGGCACACGTCTCGCAGGCAAGCGTCGACGACGTACACGAAACGATCGATCGTGAAGACCCGGACGTCGTCGCCGTCGAACTCGACGAGGGTCGATACCGCCAGATGCAAGGCGGGACACCCGACGATATCGAGGCGAAAGACCTCCTCTCGGGAAACACCGTCTTCCAGTTTCTGGCCTACTGGATGCTCTCGTACGTCCAGTCGCGACTCGGTGAGCAGTTCGATATCGAACCCGGTGCGGATATGCGTGCCGCGATCGAAGCCGCCGAACGAAACGGAAGCGGCGTTGCGCTCGTCGACCGAGATATTCAGGTGACGATCCAGCGGTTCTGGCGTCGATTGACGATCGCCGAGAAGTTACGGATGGTCGGTGGCCTCGCCCTCGGTGTCACCGACCCGCGAACCATCGGGCTCGCGTTCGGTGCCGTTGCCGGCATCGTCGTCGGACTCGTCTTCGCCGCGTTCCTCGCGCCGCTTTTGGGACTCGGCGAGTTCTTCTTGCTCGGACTTACCGGCTCGACGACGCTGCAGTACGCCGGTGCAGCCGTCGGCGGTGCCATCGCCGGCGCGCTCGTCGGCCTGCTCTTTTTGCCCTCTCTCGAGACAGCCGGCGAGTCTGCTGGCGGCCTCCTCGACGGCGTCTCGCTACGACTCCTCGCTGGCGTCGGACTCGGCGTCGGCGGCGGACTTGCGCTGGTCGCAACCGGAACGTTCGTCGGGCCGTTTTCGGCGGGCACCTTCGAAAGCGCCGGTGTCTACGCGATTCGAGGAACGGTCGGCACGCTCGCCGGACTCGGTATCGGCGTCGGTATCGGCGGTCTCGTCGGCCTGTTCCTCGACGCCAGCGGCAGTGACGTCGAGGATATCGACGAGATCGACATCGAGGAGATGACCGACGGCGACGTCGTTGCAGCGATGATGGAGGAGTTCCGCCGGTTCAGCCCTCAGGGCGCGAACGCCCTGATCGACGAACGTGACGCCTATATCGCACACCACCTCAACGACCTCCGCGAACAGGGCTACGACGTCGTCGCCGTCGTCGGTGCTGGACACAAAGCCGGTATCGAACGCCATCTCTCGAATCCGTCAGGGATACCGACGCTCGAGTCGCTCTCCGGAACCGCCTCCACACGTCGATTCTCGCCGCTGAAGATTATCGGCTATCTGATCATGATCGGATTCCTCGGCTTTTTCTTCCTATTGATCATGGCGGGCGTACAGGACCTCTTCTTGCTCCAGTTGTTCGGCGCGTGGTTCCTGTTCAACGGCTTTTTCGCGTTCACGCTCGCCAGACTCGCCGGCGCACGCTGGACCAGTGCAGGCGTCGGTGGCGCGATCGCGTGGCTGACCAGTATCAATCCGCTGTTGGCCCCCGGCTGGTTCGCCGGCTACGTCGAACTCAAACACCGTCCCGTCAACGTCCGCGACATTCAGACGCTGAACGAAATCGTCGGCGACACGGATCGACCCGTCGGCGAGGCGATGGCTGACATGTTCGAGGTGCCGTTGTTCCGGCTCATCATGATCGTCGCGCTGACCAACATCGGGAGCCTGATCGCGACCGTGCTGTTCCCGATCGTCGTGTTGCCGTGGCTGGCACCCGAGATCGGCGGCGTCGACGCCCTGTTCGCTGAACTCCTCCGCGGCGCTGAGAACACCCTCGAGTTGCTCAGAGGGCTGTTGTCATGAGCACTCGAGTGCGCCAACAGTCGAGCGCGGAGCTGAGTTTCAGCGACAAAGAGCTGTTTGACCTCGCGCTGGCATGGGTCACGCTCTCGGTCGCGTTCGCGCTGTTGCTCGCTCCGATACATGTCGGAGAAGCAACTATCGGTACCTTCGTGCTGATGATCGGCTTGAGCTTCGTGACCGTCGGCGTCGCCTTCCTGTTACACGAACTCGCACACAAGGTCGTTGCAGTCGAGTACGGCCAGCTCGCGGAGTTCCGTGCCGACTATCAGATGCTGTTTCTGGCGATCATGAGCGCCCTCGTCGGCTTCCTCTTTGCCGCACCGGGGGCCGTCTACCACCGGGGTCGGATTACAACGAAA belongs to Natronorubrum aibiense and includes:
- a CDS encoding zinc metalloprotease; the encoded protein is MSTRVRQQSSAELSFSDKELFDLALAWVTLSVAFALLLAPIHVGEATIGTFVLMIGLSFVTVGVAFLLHELAHKVVAVEYGQLAEFRADYQMLFLAIMSALVGFLFAAPGAVYHRGRITTKQNGHIALAGPLTNHLLAVLFFPLMVFPGILGVVGHLGVLINLFLAAFNMIPFGPLDGKSVLEWNKPVFAVVFGLSLLLAGGFYAIFGLF
- a CDS encoding TraB/GumN family protein, yielding MSDVGDAGVPEPPEPPTDERGSVHVLGTAHVSQASVDDVHETIDREDPDVVAVELDEGRYRQMQGGTPDDIEAKDLLSGNTVFQFLAYWMLSYVQSRLGEQFDIEPGADMRAAIEAAERNGSGVALVDRDIQVTIQRFWRRLTIAEKLRMVGGLALGVTDPRTIGLAFGAVAGIVVGLVFAAFLAPLLGLGEFFLLGLTGSTTLQYAGAAVGGAIAGALVGLLFLPSLETAGESAGGLLDGVSLRLLAGVGLGVGGGLALVATGTFVGPFSAGTFESAGVYAIRGTVGTLAGLGIGVGIGGLVGLFLDASGSDVEDIDEIDIEEMTDGDVVAAMMEEFRRFSPQGANALIDERDAYIAHHLNDLREQGYDVVAVVGAGHKAGIERHLSNPSGIPTLESLSGTASTRRFSPLKIIGYLIMIGFLGFFFLLIMAGVQDLFLLQLFGAWFLFNGFFAFTLARLAGARWTSAGVGGAIAWLTSINPLLAPGWFAGYVELKHRPVNVRDIQTLNEIVGDTDRPVGEAMADMFEVPLFRLIMIVALTNIGSLIATVLFPIVVLPWLAPEIGGVDALFAELLRGAENTLELLRGLLS